A genome region from Erigeron canadensis isolate Cc75 chromosome 3, C_canadensis_v1, whole genome shotgun sequence includes the following:
- the LOC122594304 gene encoding chloride channel protein CLC-c-like yields METNVDIECDGGKMERNGSGYEERMMNRQPLLSKNRVNTSSQIAIVGSNVCPIESLDYEILENDLFKQDWRSRKKVQIFQYVVLKWTLALCIGIITGLVGFFNNLAVENIAGFKFLLTSQLMLQQSYYLAFATFAGINLLLAFCAGVLCAYVAPAAAGSGIPEVKAYLNGIDAHSILAPSTLFVKIFGSILGCAAGFVVGKEGPMVHTGACIANLLGQGGSRKYHLTWNWLRYFKNDRDRRDLITCGAAAGVAAAFRAPVGGVLFALEEAASWWRSALLWRTFFTTAVVAVVLRSLIEYCRSGNCGLFGEGGLIMFDINSTIPDYNMVDLLAVTLLGVGGGILGSLYNFLVDKVLRTYSIINEKGPNFRVFLVVIISLLTSCCAYGIPWLSNCVPCPTGLQVQCPTEGRSGNYKHFQCPPGHYNDLASLILNTNDDAIRSLFSSINENEFRITTLLVFFMVMYSLGIITYGIAIPSGLFIPVILAGASYGRFVGTLLVSVSNLNIGLFALLGAASFLGGTMRMTVSLCIILLELTNNLIILPLVMLVLLISKSVADNFNKGVYDQIVKMKGLPFLEAHAEPYMRQLVAGDVVSGPLISFSGVEKVSNIVHSLRLTSHNGFPVIDEPPFLEAPELCGVVLRSHLIVLLKGKMFTKDRRLTGTEMLRRYHANDFAKAGLGKGPKLEDLDVKPEEMDMYVDLHPITNTSPYTVVETMSLAKAAVAFRELGLRHLCVVPKTPGRPPIVGILTRHDFMSEHILGLYPGIDQHK; encoded by the exons atggAGACAAATGTTGATATAGAATGTGATGGAGGAAAAATGGAGAGAAATGGATCAGGTTATGAAGAAAGAATGATGAATAGACAACCTCTTCTTTCGAAAAACAGAGTTAATACGTCGTCCCAGATCGCCATTGTTGGTTCTAATGTTTGTCCTATCGAGTCCCTTGATTACGA GATTCTTGAAAACGATCTTTTTAAGCAGGACTGGAGGTCTAGAAAGAAGGTGCAGATATTTCAGTATGTTGTGTTGAAGTGGACACTAGCCTTATGTATAGGAATAATCACAGGGCTTGTGGGCTTTTTTAATAATCTTGCAGTAGAGAATATTGCCGGTTTCAAGTTTCTTCTCACTAGCCAGCTTATGCTTCAGCAAAG CTATTACTTGGCATTTGCTACATTTGCTGGCATTAACCTGCTTCTTGCGTTCTGTGCTGGAGTTCTTTGTGCTTATGTTGCCCCTGCAGCAGCGGGGTCTGGTATACCTGAAGTTAAAGCTTATCTCAATGGAATAGATGCACATTCTATTCTCGCTCCAAGTACACTCTTCGTAAAG ATCTTTGGATCCATACTTGGTTGTGCTGCTGGATTTGTCGTGGGGAAGGAAGGACCTATGGTGCACACTGGGGCTTGCATAGCGAATTTACTTGGTCAAGGAGGTTCACGCAAGTACCATTTGACATGGAATTGGCTTAGATACTTTAAAAATGACAGGGACCGAAGGGATCTAATCACCTGTGGAGCTGCAGCTGGTGTTGCAGCCGCCTTCCGTGCCCCAGTTGGTGGTGTCCTTTTTGCTCTTGAAGAAGCAGCCTCTTG GTGGCGGAGTGCGCTTCTATGGAGAACCTTTTTCACCACTGCGGTTGTAGCTGTGGTGTTGAGATCTCTCATTGAATATTGTAGAAGTGGAAACTGTGGACTATTTGGGGAAGGTGGTCTCATCATGTTTGATATCAACAGCACAATACCGGACTATAATATGGTGGACCTTTTGGCCGTTACATTACTTGGAGTTGGTGGAGGAATCTTAGGAAGTTTATACAATTTTCTCGTGGACAAGGTCCTCCGTACTTATAGCATTATCAATGA GAAAGGTCCTAATTTTAGggtatttttggttgttatcatTTCGCTTCTAACCTCTTGTTGTGCTTATGGTATTCCCTGGCTCTCAAATTGTGTCCCATGCCCCACTGGCTTACAGGTACAATGCCCAACAGAAGGGCGTTCAGGGAACTACAAACACTTCCAATGTCCACCTGGTCACTATAACGATCTTGCCTCCCTTATACTCAACACTAATGATGACGCCATTCGCAGCTTATTTAGTTCCATAAATGAAAATGAATTCCGCATAACTACCCTTCTTGTTTTCTTTATGGTCATGTATTCCCTCGGTATCATAACTTATGGCATTGCAATTCCTTCTGGACTCTTCATTCCCGTTATTCTTGCTGGAGCGTCTTATGGTCGTTTTGTTGGCACACTACTTGTTTCCGTCTCAAATCTTAATATAGGCCTTTTTGCTCTCCTTGGGGCCGCCTCTTTTTTAGGTGGTACGATGAGGATGACTGTCTCACTTTGTATCATACTTCTTGAACTCACAAATAATCTCATAATTCTTCCGTTAGTGATGCTTGTTCTGCTTATCTCAAAATCAGTGGCTGATAACTTTAATAAGGGTGTTTATGACCAAATAGTGAAAATGAAGGGGTTACCTTTTCTTGAAGCCCATGCTGAACCATACATGAGACAGTTGGTTGCAggtgatgttgtttctggaccGTTGATTTCATTTTCTGGCGTTGAAAAAGTTAGTAACATAGTACATTCTCTAAGGCTAACTTCACATAACGGTTTTCCTGTCATTGATGAGCCCCCTTTTTTGGAAGCCCCGGAACTTTGTGGGGTTGTTTTGAGGTCTCATTTGATTGTTTTACTTAAAGGAAAGATGTTTACTAAAGATAGACGCTTGACTGGAACCGAAATGTTAAGAAGGTACCATGCGAATGATTTTGCTAAAGCTGGTTTAGGAAAGGGCCCAAAGTTAGAAGATTTGGATGTAAAGCCGGAAGAGATGGATATGTATGTTGACCTGCATCCGATTACTAATACATCACCGTACACTGTTGTAGAGACAATGTCTCTAGCAAAAGCTGCTGTGGCTTTCAGGGAGCTTGGACTTAGGCACCTGTGTGTGGTACCAAAGACTCCTGGA AGACCACCAATTGTCGGTATCTTGACGCGCCATGACTTCATGTCCGAGCACATTTTGGGACTCTACCCGGGCATTGACCAACACAAATAG